From the genome of Bactrocera oleae isolate idBacOlea1 chromosome 2, idBacOlea1, whole genome shotgun sequence, one region includes:
- the mRpL45 gene encoding large ribosomal subunit protein mL45, with product MELAASARCGIKMLQLVQPPAMQALLQLQSQQLRHRQTKHWNPKFKKLRAQKFVKLDLPNFHEKPGDLTQEEIRSRLKERGVLPPRPWLERPFHISCTGGIFEAYVPPEGDGKKSFISSVGAKQKLEFLEKKSKSVMAVRKIRSYEEEFSTDEFASQAQDIYIAAHNQMAAKNKHQLREFVTERCYPEMMHNVRDKTIHWRFLQSLEPPRLVHARVTDIISKENLYAQVTVRFHTQQLLAIYDRFGRLMHGSEILAKDVLEYVVFEKHISNEYGKWRLHDKIIPDWLPAKEPAPITYRVIEEPEEALELLADGDKKLEAGAEKQSQEHLDNVESATPVSAKSTTASPSI from the exons atggAGCTCGCAGCCTCAGCACGTTGTGGTATTAAAATGTTGCAG CTTGTTCAACCTCCGGCCATGCAAGCATTATTGCAACTGCAGTCCCAGCAATTGCGTCACAGGCAAACGAAACACTGGAATCCGAAATTCAAAAAGCTACGCGCACAAAAATTTGTAAAGTTGGACTTGCCTAATTTTCATGAAAAGCCTGGTGATTTGACGCAAGAAGAAATACGTAGCCggttaaaggaacgtggtgtgCTACCACCACGTCCTTGGCTCGAGCGCCCATTTCATATTAGTTGCACCGGCGGTATTTTTGAAGCCTACGTACCGCCAGAGGGTGATGGCAAAAAGTCCTTCATTTCATCAGTAGGTGCTAAACAAAAGCTTGAATTTCTCGAGAAGAAATCGAAAAGCGTTATGGCAGTACGTAAAATACGCTCATATGAAGAGGAATTCAGCACAGATGAATTCGCTAGTCAAGCGCAGGATATTTATATTGCAGCGCACAATCAAATGGCAGCGAAAAATAAACATCAGTTACGTGAATTCGTAACCGAACGTTGTTATCCAGAAATGATGCATAATGTACGTGATAAGACCATTCATTGGCGTTTCTTACAATCATTGGAACCACCACGTCTGGTGCATGCTCGTGTCACTGATATTattagcaaagaaaatttatacGCACAAGTTACGGTGCGTTTTCATACACAGCAACTGTTGGCTATTTACGATCGCTTTGGCCGTTTGATGCATGGTAGCGAAATATTAGCTAAGGATGTACTGGAATATGTAGTCTTTGAAAAGCATATTTCCAATGAATATGGCAAGTGGCGCTTACATGATAAGATCATACCAGATTGGTTGCCAGCAAAGGAACCGGCACCGATTACGTATCGCGTAATTGAAGAACCCGAAGAGGCATTGGAACTTCTCGCAGACGGTGATAAGAAATTAGAAGCTGGTGCAGAAAAACAAAGTCAAGAGCATTTGGATAATGTGGAATCGGCCACGCCAGTGTCGGCTAAGTCGACGACGGCAAGTCCGTCCATTTGA